The sequence atagacagagggaaaaccctgagcactttcatgcgggatgcaaaatttcgtgcattaattacgagcaggttggttacaggaacagaaggatggttcaggaagaagagttggtcagagtagaaagagtctaccatgcgggggttgggcgcttggacggttgtgtccgcttgtggtgtttaggggcactggttttttgggggcgactttgtcgtttccccccagctgccagccagctgaaaATTAATACTCCCGACACAATGGGTCTTTATACTCGGGTCGTGGTCGCGTTAGCGGAGGAACACGACGAGCAGGCTACTGGCGCGGCGTCTGTGTGACGTCAGGAGTGTTTCGTGGATCGACGTCAAGCGTCGCGTCCTTCCGCACCGCATTTCCTTACGTGGAGTGCACGTACGTTCTTGCTTTTTAaatcatcactagagacctgaaaaattcgcgggttcattacgtgctatgctaaaaatcaaataattatacattagtgctgcttctgccgttggtccaccgttaatctggaggactgagggccatttAGAGACCCTCAcacatagaagtgtcgaatcacaggccacccagttgagacgactcgcaactcagcagccaatgaacagttggcattttcccgagtgtgtaaaggatattggaatccatcctaaaggtcattgaacccgcgaatttatccggtctctaatcattaggcTGAggtcgcaataaaaaaaataggggtTGGCTTTGCCATGGACACGgcagtgtgttgtacgtgaatacgtgtaggTACGTAACAGGTAGGCCTAATatattctatacaaaatataaaataagtttttatttttattttaacaccatatatatattcactgtaactattttacactaatgttttataaatgcaatcgatagattttgacgagagttgACGactgaaacccaaacgaacgtcgtagcttctccgagtcaaaagttatactacatggaaatctcgaaacgcatgcaaaaagacctcaaaatggcggcgtttCCCCCTTACACCGCGCgcaatgcgtcacagtcctcgcttagcgtaacgaattctttgatcatttagctatccagtggtgtgattaaattttggatggagatgatagacatgtagctgcaacaccaaactctatCTCACgattttatcattaatttttttttaattgcctcctaCTATGggagcaattttaaagacgtattcaagtcaaaaaaattatactcaGGTATACGAGAGCACAATTATGGTATTGCGCAAATacgcaagtgtgaaagtatgctgcgtcatttctacataATGTCCCTGTTGTCtactcctctaccggttcccccaccacgtacctaacacTAAAATCcttagcattttttttcaaatgtcaaTTTGGTTACATTTCTTCATCTTTGCTGAAAAAATAATATCCACGGTGACATAatttgtttctgttcattaccttTGCCTATTTATTCTTTTCTTAAGGTACATGATTGAATTGCCCTGCTCACTCATTTCATATCTGAACGAGATTTTGTAAAAATTTGCCGCGAATTCGTGAGTGAACAGTAGGTAATAAAGTATGCTTAACTTGTGGGACTGCCGAATTCAAAAGTATTCCACTTTTGGtgtatctattttttttcttgtgaccACGATCCTTTTCACTTTTTAAATGAATTGTCATTTAGGATTAGAAAATACCTGTATTTTTTTAGTGTTGTTTATTTGTATTTCGTACAGTGGTGATTTTATGGCCGCTATACAAGGTTCAGCTGGATAATTGCAGTTGTGTCATAAATGCGAGGCTAAAGACTCCTTGTAAAGAAAGTGGTCACGTGTCCTCAGCTTCTGGAAACTTCATGTAGTCCCTGAGATTGGTGTGTTTTgttgaaggggagggggaaggggagaaAAGTGGGAAAGCATTAGAGACAGTACAGTCGCGCCTAGAACATTGAAGCCGCACTTATAGCAGACTTgctggcaggtaactaggcattTAACttacctgacctgacctaacagtTATTTCCCTGACCATACACTGATATTCTTTTTCaccaaatttttttaagatcCTTGGATTTTTCAtgtcccccctttcccccccccccccccccatttttcttCTTGAAGTTGGAGAACCTTCGTCGTTGATTGTGATTGGCGCTAACGCATCACGCCCTCAAGGCAAGGAACATGACTTTGGCATGTTTTGTTTCTGTAACCTCAGTGTCTGTGCTTTAGTGATTTGGAATCCGTTGGAGATTAGGTCACCATCAGCGTTGTTTTGTGAAGGAGAAAgtaaaactgtaaatatataatttttttgacgtgacaacgtctaataaatcgatgaactccggctgcacgcacgaaaaagtgtcccgttacgcatattgtcccgttacgcggtgtcccgttacgctcattgtacgcttgcgccgcatctatctctcttccactccattggaacaacaatcgatttgactttttagaggcacattaaacttgaaacactcccattcgtttcctacttttcctatcatcgtcctatccttaacagaataacacagattagaagaagttaaatagcaatcatgtataaaagttatagttaaaataatatgttcgttaaattaataaacagatttgaattaatgagtgaaaataaaagtaaattcatctattaaattgtagatttcatttcactccttctttgtatccatacaaaatagtgataattcaataaaaatgattcaattttattcataaaagcatgcaatcatttcatcaatgtttttttatgatgttgtcacgttaaactatcgtccgtaaaccgactttacagacaaccaattttttttctggaacagaaatattcatgtaaaattacagattttcaaaaatgGTATAAATCTTACATGGAAACTTCTACATCACTACAAAATGCTGGGTTCGCAGAAAtgctgtgttcggattcttagccAGACATTAaagttttgtgttgtcccagtgtcTCAAATAGATTAAGTTATCTGTAAACTGGTGCACGATTAGCTTTCAagattaactgtgcacataataagcatgatagaacaaaatgaagtcaaatagTTGAATTTTCGATTACATTatccattgttttaaaaataatgcatgaatgaaacatcagttaattTGGTCACAATTTTCggaagaaatactcagtactatctcgTAAAACTaatttgtacaaagttacaatgtctttcttgtagcatAACAAACTGTTTCGTGGTAACTGGTTTCCctaaaaatcttttttaaaagaacagaaaaatattttctgtgtaggAACCAAAATACGCCttcattttttaaacagtttCTAAGCCACAATTATTTTCCGTCGTACAATTGTCCGAATTTGACTTCGTTGAAGCTTTGTAATGCttgaagtatatatatatatatcactgtgATGTCAATGGcgttaaatatttaactattttttggGACATAACTAGAACATCTATAATACAGTTAGTTATAGCATGATCTTTGAAAACCGGTGTTtcggttttaaattaaaaaatcttttatatGAATGATACCAATattgtcgcgtagctcaaaattatcattaatttatttaattagtttatttgttgaaaatacaattttaaattcttttcgctagttcgggacttggtttccctcatgctaagatggggtaacacctttgttggatttgggtttgcgggggggctggaagagtgcgagtcttgcacgtctttgtctgggaacgcaggcgtgaccgcgtttcagccaggccagctgacacgttgtttgctgcagttccagagaaacgcggcgcagacttgtttgtcgttttttttttgaggccagctgagagcgcagattgtgcgcagtcgccgtgcgcaggcgagtgtcgcaatctagcggccggttttctgactacgtgggcaacctggcgcggccgaccgcgcggccggcttgttgtaataactttacgtgtttgtaaaacacaggaaaacttcccgtcaggatgttttccccgtaggggttttgcggccaagaaaatagcttaaaagagatgtaaaatgttttcgcggggcggtaatcctgtggaaggctgtcatgctgcccggccgcgcggcgacttggtaatggttaggtgagtgctatcggaaatggcgcctgagtgatgccggactcttagccttcagtgtttcttcgtagttaactttaaaaattctcgtttggtgtattatttgctcttataaataatttgttcttagaaacttagtggttttaacgtgtaatacgttgagcactaccgttccctttttattttcaagtataactcggtaatttgtttgcatcacgatccttgtcttttcatgtaaatgatgacgttataaacttaaactaaataatttctaaaatccgtttcaaggtagtggatgttcttaataaattttaaaaatgaagttgtggaagagctaatgaagcttggtatcactgggtggcctggaggaaattattacgattatgttaatgtgttagtactactaagaaaatcttatatatggtttattgtttttctgtcggaatatctataaggctggtagcggacatggaaggtgcctcattatttgtcagctttatttaattgttataaataaatgtgattgttctattgtttttaggttactcttatttttttctcagtatcctgattttctattcttgtataagaatacacctactaagattcaatcctcagtgagatgctctatggctagttaatgttttgagtttcttatgttcagagctacatttttgaagaattgaaccccccctctgaaagtgagacgtgacaaatggtggaggcgccgggtagtaggtataaagaatgttgggatactgaaaaataaattaagataagagtgttaggtgtggtctaacattttgatttattttagtgaagaagaagagcatgcagtgcagctggtgtattaagattgatgtgtttataggattaattgtgtaatgataataaaatttattttaggttatttcaggaaaccagtgggagaccagggatggctgtatttgtctaacaataattaatttaaggtgaaatgtgaaatgtatgcttaagttaaggactaatgaaaataatttaaggtggagtctattagggatggctagtaaatacacaattgaaatattggatgacaaagtaaaaaaccctgagaacagtgatagtagttcttcgtcagatgatgaatcattgaaagtgttaaaagataaattaagcgacataaaaccagaattgaaagatcagaatttaaacatggagacaggcaggtgttttgtggacccgggatatttttttggaaagagatgtgaggaggttgaggaatttttaaaacagtttcgcagagcagccaaggtaaatgggtggaatgagcaaaaatgtttgtcatacttgcctacatttttgagagggcctgctttaaaatggtatgacaGCTGTGAGAGCACATTGGAGAATTTAACTACATTTGAGGAATTAGCAAATAAATTAAGGGATGCGTTTGTGAGAGTGGGTCACATAGAGGACTTAGAGTTAAGATTGCAGGCGCGAGTACAAGCAGTAGATGAACCCTTCGAGTCATTTGTGTACGACATATTGAATCTTTGTAACCGACTTGATGCTAAGATGAATGAAGCTAGTAAGGTTAGATATGTATTGCGTGGGTTAAGGCCAGACATTGTAGAGAAAGTTATGCTTTTCCCAAACAATACTGTGGAACAGTTACTAGGTaatttgaggaatattgaggcaggtctgtattacgctaaaaatcatgagaggacacagtgggtaaattcgaaacaggaacaagtacctatcagaaatcttaaagaaattcaaacaccagaaagagaattgtcatctatcaacacgagaattgaggacagtttgatagagtttaataaacaattaaaacaattacgcGGGGAACTGGATACCATGAGATTACAGGCACAACCAAAGTCACAGTTTCGAACTCAGGgaggaaattacaaaaataacagtacactaacacaataccatcgaaatcagaacaacaattttttcaggcagaccccaagtaattcatttccaaaaataactgacagaccacagtggacctcagatggtaggccgatttgtttaaaatgcaaacgaccaggtcacttgatacgagattgcaaaacgtcacaacagggaaactaaatagggcgagagtcggtcggggtgacaactcgtcccttgttaaccaaatgtctcttttacaaaatgacggtattttaagtcagaagacaaaaatgttcggaaaagaaatccccgtttttatcgatacaggagctgcggtatcactaattgaggatagattagtaccgaaaagttgttggaaatccgcagaaccaagaggttttacaggagtctcaggaagagttcagaaacttaataagatggccaaattaagatttaaattaggacagtatgtttattcacatgcggtaggtctggtggaagccccaataaaagggatcattttaggatgtgattttttaACCAAATATGGAGCAGAAATTTCTTGTAAGGGAGGCCAGAAAATGTCATTGACCATAACACGTCCTGATTGCTTCGTAAATACCACAAATACCGAAATAAGGGAGGTTAAAAGccaaaccaaagtaaaaagagacaaaattcaaGTAGATCAAAACCAAAATCGGGTTAATCATAATGTAGGTCAGGATGGAACACAGGAGTTAAGCCAAATCgagccagaaaatattttcaggttaggttgtgTGACAGTTCACAATCATGTTAGAGTAGAGCCAAGGATGCATCATCTtatcgaaattaattttgaaggaaataatttacctgatgaggtgctgatagagcctaaggaggatatttacaacagatattctGTACTTGTACCTAGGAGTATTGTAAACAGAAAACAGCATACTCACATTTGGGTTACTAATACTACTAACCAGTCAGTTACTCTTCATAAGGGAATGAAATTAGGATATTTAAATGAGTTTGAGGAAACACCCAGTATCGAGAACAAAGAAGTAACTAAGGTATTACAAGCTAGAGATAAAAATAATGTCGATTTTGATGTgtctaaattaaacattaatccagagttaccagaggaacaaaaaaacagactggtagagttgttgtataaatatcaaaatgttttcagttgggaccccagccagatagggagaacaaaagaggaagtagtttttctggatacaggggacagcacacccatatcatctgtaccttatcgagtttctcctggggaacgggaaattattcataacatagtacaagaacacattaaaaatggGATTGTGAGACCCTGTGACACGAGTTGGTGTTCACCAGTTGTTCTTGTTAGAAAAAAAGACAACGATTATAGGATGTGTGTGGACTACCGTCGTTTTAACACTATTCTTAAGGATAATAAATACCCCCTTCCTCGAATAGATGATTTCTTAAGTCACTTGACTGGTGCTAAGTATTTTACTCACTTGGATATGAATTCAGGATACCACCAATTGAGAGTAGCTGAACAGGATCAGGAAAAAACTGCATTTGTTACCACCGATGGTACTTTTTGTTTTGAAACCCTTCCTTTTGGTTTGAAAACCGCTCCGTCAATTTTTCAGAGATACATGGATAAGACTTTGGCAGGGTTAAAGTGGGGTTCATGCTTAGTCTATTTGGATGACATTCTAGTAGTGGGCAGTACGTTTAATCAACATCTTGACCGAttagaacaagtttttaaaaggatGCAAAATGCTAATTTAACCTTGAAACCGTCAAAATGTACCTTCGGTTATTTTGAAACCGATGTGTTGGGACATTTGGTTAACCATGAAGGGATTAGACCCCACCCCGATAAAGTAGTAGCAGTGAAACAATTTCCTACACCTAAGGACCAACGAGGGGTGAGAAGCTTTTTAGGCCTAGCTTCTTTCTATCGTAAGTTTATAGCAAATTTCTCTCAGATTGCGAAACCCTTGTCGACATtgctaaagaaaaatgaaaagtttatctggaccgacaagcaagaacaagcattccaaattttgaaagaaaagctGATTTCTTCCCCCGTGTTAGCTCACTTCCAGGAAAACCAGCCCATTGAAATACATACAGATGCTAGTACCTTAGGGATAGGAGCCACATTGTTACAAAGAATTGATGGAAAATTACAacctattgcctatgccagtcGAACTCTCACGTCAGCTGAGACTAGATATCCTATAACTCACCTTGAATGTTTAGCCTTGATTTATGCTTTAGACCAGTTTCGGCCTTACATTTACCTGAAGCCATTCAAAATTGTAACCGATCATCATAGCCTATGTTATTTGAATCGTTTGAAATTTAATGCTCATAGCGCAGGAAGGTTAACCAGGTGGGCATTGAAATTGATGGAGTATGAGTAcactgtatgttatagtagtggaAAAACTCATGTACATGTAGACAGTTTGAGTAGAAATGCTGTCAACACAGGGACAGCCCTTGACGAAGAAAAATCCCTTGAGTTACCTGTTTTTGTGATGCATGATGTGGATTTAGCTAAGCTGCAATATTCTGATGTGAGTCTAAGACCTTTAATTTCTGAGTTGACTCAACCGTCAGGAATCGATAATAAGTTAAGCCGACAagcgaaaaatttttctttgctgaatggtgttttgtacaaaaataactctAACCCAAGTGGTAGAGACAAGCTATTAGTAGTCCCAGAAAGCTTAAAGGCTGAAATTCTGAGGGAAAGTCACGACAATCCCACTTTTGGCGGTCACTTAGGAGTAGTTCGCACCGCAGACAAAATTATACGTCGTTATTATTGGACCAATATGCTAAAAGAGATTCAGGCCTATGTAAGGAGTTGTAGGGGATGTCAGGGGAAAAAGGGAGTTCCTCAAAAGAAAGCAGGGTTATTAGAACCATTACCTATCTGTGAACCTTTCGAACGTATTGGTGTCGATATTTTAGGCCCTTTTCCAAAAACCGTGTCAGGAAACAAATACATTCTTGTTGCTATTGATTACGGTACTCGATGGGCGGAGACTAAAGCCACCCCCACTAGTAACGCCAATGACGTAGCTAAGTTTTTactagaaaacataatttgtcgccattctgtaccatgttccatattgacagatagaggaaaagtttttacttccaaagtcgTTAATGAATTACTTAGGTTAATGGATGTACAAAGTTTGAAAACCTCAGGATACAGGCCAAACACAAATGGATTATGTGAAAGATTAAATGGAACAATAGCAATGATGCTATCTCAGTATGTGGCATCCTCACAACGTAATTGGGATGAATATGTACCCTTGGTCACTTTGGCATACAACACGGCGAGgcaggaaacattaaaatttagcccATTTGTGCTCATGTATGGTAGAGAACCTGTATTACCCTCAGATGTTCAATTAAGTCAGCCTGTAGAAGATGAGGACAGCCTTCGACTGCGTACTCGTTGGAAGGAGATCCTGCGACAGTCCAGAGAGAATTTAAAGAGACAACAGggtatcgataaaaaaaggtatgacCGCAGACGACGAGCGGTGACCTATAAGATAGGACAGGAGGTTATGGTGTACACACCTGTTCGAAAAAAGGGTTTGTCAGAGAAACTATTGCATAAATGGTTCGGTCCTTATGTTGTGGTGGACAAATTGTCTAATAACCTGTACAGGTTAAAGAAGACGAGTCGAGGCAGAGATGTTTACGaagttacaaacgtagagagaatgaaaaatttttacagtgtataagttatgataagttatgtaatagagatttttttattgtggttgtggataactaaataaaacaaagagagagagaaaaaaaaaataattcgaaagttttgtaacacttgtaaacaaaaattgagcgtgtctaatatttagttttgtatagaATTTTTACAGAGTCTTAAGGCGTGATCATCTTCCGTACTGACGATGAGGATGCTACACATCGTCCTGGTGCTCCTGCAGCTGGGAAGCAGCAGACAACATCGACCGCTACCTGAAGGAGCAGTGGGGGTGGTTGCGGGAGCGCATTTCGAGCCGATACCTCAGGTAACATTGTACACTTCATCGGTACCAGTAAATTTTAAGGTTGCTTGGCCAATGCAATTAGATGACATTCAGGATAGTATCAAAGAAATCACTTCTTgtccctccaatagttcaagtgaatggtgtgttattttcaaagaattaaaacataGCTTAATTTATACTGACATGCTAATTAATAAGGTAAACGAAGCAGCAGGGGATGACGTATTGGATTTTCAGTCTCAAGTTCGGGAAAGACGAGGGTTAAATTTCATTGGAGAGTTTTTTTCATTGGTGTTGTGACATTGCCGTCAATAGTCAATTGAATAATCTTTTCCTAAATGAACAACAAATGTCAGAACACATAAACAAgatggaatcacaaattttaaacactcatgaggcactggcaaatatgagcaacactatttttgttataaacgagggaatgaccggaattctaaaaagagtacaatcaaaattcacaaatttgtcTGATTACTTAAAAGACCTCCGAGAGACTATGGTGACTAAGTTTTCAGGAATGGTTCAAGACATAGGACATTCATTCCAGTTTCAGGTACTGTTGGCCTCTCAATTAGCCAAACAAGCGCATACATTTACAAGACTAGAGATTCTGGACCAGTGCCGGTCAaataaaatacctgccattgtagttacaccagctcaattgaaagagaaattaaatatgctaaatgaaaTTCTTAATAGGGATGGTTATGCGTTGTCCATAAGTGTATCAgaagttcagaaatattttaatttacccatTTGTAAATGTCAAGTCCACAAGGAAAATTTATACCTTCAAATTAAAGTACCAATTGTTAAACTAAATTCCAATTGGAGATTGTTTCAGTTCGTCGCAGTCCCATTTCAGTGGAAGAACTCAACTTGTCATTTGGATCATGCTCCGAATTTTCTGGCAGTGGATGGAGACCATCTAATCactattcagggtagaaatttattagattgtagaccatttgaagataaattgtgttttgttcccAGGTTCTCCGGAGATACCCTAGGTAGTGCTTTGTGTCCAAAGGCTCTTTTTCAGGGGATTACCGTTGAAAATCTTAGTACCACATGTGCGTTTCGATGCCATTCCGGAAACCAACTGATGATCACCCAGGCTGGACCAGAGCGGTACTTCCTAACAAACCCGTCAGGAAAATTAGACTTGCAATGCatgaaacataacaatgaatctttatttttaggaagtggagacatcctcggagc comes from Bacillus rossius redtenbacheri isolate Brsri chromosome 18, Brsri_v3, whole genome shotgun sequence and encodes:
- the LOC134541319 gene encoding uncharacterized protein LOC134541319, which codes for MSEHINKMESQILNTHEALANMSNTIFVINEGMTGILKRVQSKFTNLSDYLKDLRETMVTKFSGMVQDIGHSFQFQVLLASQLAKQAHTFTRLEILDQCRSNKIPAIVVTPAQLKEKLNMLNEILNRDGYALSISVSEVQKYFNLPICKCQVHKENLYLQIKVPIVKLNSNWRLFQFVAVPFQWKNSTCHLDHAPNFLAVDGDHLITIQGRNLLDCRPFEDKLCFVPRFSGDTLGSALCPKALFQGITVENLSTTCAFRCHSGNQLMITQAGPERYFLTNPSGKLDLQCMKHNNESLFLGSGDILGAVDIEVPCDCRLYLNQELKINELYPCDALTKSKFQLVHVIPAAWTKLRKLKIFPHPTSTHTVFPSLMDCLDENWPTLIPHLNFSLTKFETPLDPIHLREPENVPRFVMKNLQSIALSIVSSVLLFIIIKNPYLVGIGTLPRVSALDNVTTLGIEISVTVITILVIVGMFLVLLLKYLRNRKPLSMSVEISTTVENAVPSTSGKVELKDILARDNGCVAKLSSETGEELKVTISICDDQ